A part of Carettochelys insculpta isolate YL-2023 chromosome 1, ASM3395843v1, whole genome shotgun sequence genomic DNA contains:
- the AKAP11 gene encoding A-kinase anchor protein 11 isoform X2, protein MEEVCEEFIDGVLRSVKSLLQSRKELCNVSAEECVRKEERENFTEVTFLGFAGDTDPVHMQELAAISVELPDVLKSLHFCSLNENEVIFLKDIQKPMETSDVPKHQNHLSGVLCVMRLSPSFLRIKVDSVFTLLSKYTTGVRYTMEVYSLQKHDAEMPHAEDDDTNQSVSSIEDDFVTAFEHLDEDELSKIQNAGTTCATQNHRDAASQTISAHCLEAVDSKVIFSSGHRKSANSSASLINILGIKELSSSVKNSVTTSISDPWIQRSFYKPCNSADQHVNVLHKTLSSSPAESSESDCSSPSPVIFLDEEGYQKSLTATVQLPKIPVVKDGIEDSDSEVSEFFDSFDRFDELEQTLESTCKLIRAPILGNLPQKRKVALEHLCSKTTTMNPQKFKFDRPTLSANVRKPTPRKPESPYSNHFDVPDSPRPMKTGEDNGGLFSPIRSSAFSPLGSCTSTECLCRLDLNGDVVNQNHDTLYSAYSDYANDVSFEILGSVFHCQSSSVQKHAETISSCSRMVLKEEKGQIAQLQRKTSDKKADKKVKSKHKSLMIKDSIQKFATELVEKSFGSAFKDLQKGVSSCTNALCHLAARLTSSVFQMAFYEIGRRQALSLKERAINGLASFLVSEAITNALKELRYVKKQIFTNTVARFAADLTEELIFEGIMEVCQFSHPPTPMIAQDWSFDYEDKVVRSYAKDLSESVIQEAFIELSQVDVTFTTQAALSVSMDNIKYVSAESMLQSTQTTTSFPNFHDSTLLALNPTQETGKEYTVQQAFFCTSGVVSSISVPLAGIALCQHPTSSDVYKAKVWTCPTADGSLKMYKESAQPYFTPKKRKEEVASLRNIYLTADHTESSAQYFCNQNDFKQTTNNPRVNNISELITGPTSINSFSGTMVDMIVNEAYETITSSKVTKTGEEYTDFVTRQTPHWQCGGEDMRKNAFADHLSKYIVKQSVDETKSLLSRTSETGGVRMNTDNCKKELRSAIKKQETEKHRFVPVIVEAQQLPLNNSPKFLVTSVGSSQCLLSVPKDCVQERKGPEVYRFSSSSPPPCPTMALARDNVEEFTDSESYSIKSQSKPLKKYDVQKTPGPLAFEQEICVSHSSNFSLVMLGCEDALHMEDKAGIRDGNISVVPDTPPPTPLVPSQTSSAQNLRKLNKELKGELAKEFAPATPPSTPYNPSAALSATDHNSLEKEEFMLKLMRSLSEEIEISKDEEHSEMLSQKTELSEKTVKYADHLASHIISMATEMAASHLDDRIKRGADIHCQLNELPNKICGYTAFINIPEETLHSLWNYAGDMAGKVISEAKKMIKSRHCQLLRLKRVNCHVDCLALGKDDRDCRSKERWGPLVNQWSREVDSAVLSLQSLGTTGLTSRYPSCESVTDEYADHIIRVLKREGGNSELIMEQYASRLAYRSIKSGLEQASRKLKLAYNRRICPIPNTHANGRQELFKLLKKDKDTEWQMKNRGHRCGGQACEINSVNRTEGTELLRFSESLAHSITCDVRKKLKMSAVCLPKSLTDSCLYRKSKLDEATGDLIKTTLSNTVLPFSQKHKLYHSTGNLNEHGYKEGVIQAIEEYARKVVDDTIEMSLESAVLQAAENQKNGDRLTYTEKLSPFSGTACSYYNMQEYQCCIGSSSLHMAGQEPPTGIRQIPNSGLSGVCQKSRIFHLDIPKIHIDMEQKTVFSESMVDAAVEKTERELSNASLAADSGIGHEGVSFAESLTTEIMTSALTNIGQAVNISAMGREGFQSAESVVSQQMSLSIGDDSTGSWSNLSFEDEHPDESSSFLHLSDSNGNSSSWSSLGLEGDMYEENLSFPTSDSDGTEDKDEDPKDTVEGVREAGKALLIANVDIEPHMVDPQLRTTLQWLAASETEVSELRFRDTAPKEFILLSKRLRERGWKVGDLLQAVLKYCEMMEKTSDGDRHLSKPLFGWLLENV, encoded by the exons ATGGAAGAGGTGTGTGAG GAGTTCATTGATGGTGTACTGCGCTCTGTGAAATCGTTGCTGCAGAGCAGAAAAGAGTTATGCAATGTGTCCGCTGAAGAATGTGTAAGGAAAGAGGAACGAGAAAATTTTACAGAG gtcACATTCCTAGGTTTTGCTGGAGACACAGATCCTGTTCATATGCAG GAGTTGGCTGCTATTTCTGTAGAGCTCCCCGATGTTCTGAAATCACTCCATTTCTGCAGTCTAAATGAAAATGAAGTTATTTTCCTGAAGGACATACAGAAACCCATGGAAACCAGTGATGTCCCTAAACATCAG aaTCACCTTTCCGGAGTACTCTGTGTGATGAGATTGTCTCCGTCGTTCCTGAGGATCAAAGTGGATTCTGTATTTACCTTGCTGAGCAAATACACTACAGGTGTAAGATATACAATGGAAGTATACTCATTACAGAAACATGATGCAGAGATGCCTCATGCAGAGGATGATGACACTAATCAGTCAGTGTCTTCAATTGAAGATGATTTTGTCACTGCTTTTGAGCATTTAGATGAAGATGAGCTTTCCAAGATACAAAATGCTG gcACAACCTGTGCTACTCAGAACCATCGGGATGCTGCTTCACAGACCATCTCTGCTCATTGTTTAGAAGCTGTTGACTCAAAGGTCATTTTTAGCTCTGGGCATCGAAAATCTGCCAACTCTTCTGCTTCTCTAATAAATATCTTGGGTATTAAAGAACTCTCTTCATCTGTAAAGAATTCAGTTACAACCTCTATTTCTGATCCTTGGATACAGAGGAGTTTTTACAAGCCCTGTAATTCCGCTGATCAACATGTTAATGTTTTGCATAAAACATTGTCTTCCTCTCCTGCTGAGTCATCTGAGTCAGATTGCTCCAGCCCTAGTCCTGTTATCTTCTTAGATGAAGAAGGGTATCAAAAAAGCTTGACAGCAACAGTTCAGCTACCAAAAATTCCAGTAGTGAAAGATGGTATCGAGGACTCAGACTCAGAAGTAAGTGAATTTTTTGATAGTTTTGATCGGTTTGATGAACTGGAACAAACTCTGGAAAGTACTTGTAAACTAATAAGGGCTCCCATCCTTGGTAATCTACCTCAGAAGAGAAAGGTTGCCCTTGAACATTTATGTTCTAAAACTACTACTATGAATCCTCAAAAATTCAAGTTTGATCGTCCCACTCTTTCAGCCAATGTAAGGAAACCAACTCCTCGTAAACCAGAATCGCCATATAGCAACCATTTTGATGTTCCAGACTCCCCTCGGCCAATGAAAACAGGAGAAGACAATGGTGGATTGTTCAGTCCTATCAGATCATCCGCTTTCAGCCCACTAGGGAGCTGTACATCCACTGAATGTCTTTGTCGGTTAGATCTCAATGGAGATGTGGTTAATCAAAATCATGATACGCTTTATAGTGCATATtcagattatgcaaatgatgttTCATTTGAAATATTGGGTTCTGTTTTTCATTGTCAGTCTTCATCTGTACAGAAACATGCTGAAACCATTTCCAGCTGTAGTAGGATGGTCTTGAAAGAGGAAAAAGGTCAAATTGCACAACTCCAGAGGAAAACTTCTGACAAGAAGGCGGATAAGAAGGTTAAATCTAAACACAAATCACTGATGATTAAAGACAGCATTCAAAAATTTGCAACAGAACTGGTTGAAAAAAGTTTTGGTAGTGCATTTAAGGACTTACAAAAAGGAGTTTCTTCATGCACAAATGCACTGTGTCACTTGGCTGCTAGATTGACATCTTCAGTCTTTCAGATGGCTTTTTATGAGATAGGAAGGCGGCAAGCTTTGTCACTGAAGGAACGTGCCATTAATGGGCTAGCAAGCTTTTTGGTCAGCGAAGCTATAACAAATGCTTTAAAAGAACTGCGATATgtaaagaaacaaatatttaCCAACACAGTTGCAAGATTTGCAGCAGACCTCACCGAGGAACTTATTTTTGAGGGAATCATGGAAGTTTGCCAATTTTCACATCCACCAACACCCATGATTGCACAGGATTGGTCTTTTGATTATGAAGACAAAGTAGTGAGGTCATATGCCAAAGATTTGTCTGAATCTGTCATTCAGGAAGCTTTCATTGAGTTATCCCAGGTTGATGTGACGTTCACAACACAAGCAGCACTTAGTGTTTCCATGGACAACATAAAGTATGTAAGTGCAGAAAGTATGTTGCAGTCGACACAGACAACCACTTCTTTTCCTAATTTTCATGATAGTACGCTTCTAGCATTGAATCCAACACAAGAAACTGGAAAAGAATATACTGTACAACAAGCCTTCTTTTGTACCTCTGGTGTTGTAAGTTCAATATCAGTGCCCTTAGCTGGAATTGCACTTTGTCAACATCCGACTTCATCTGATGTTTATAAGGCAAAAGTATGGACTTGTCCAACAGCAGATGGCAGTCTGAAAATGTACAAAGAGTCTGCACAGCCATATTTTacaccaaaaaaaagaaaagaggaagtgGCTTCTCTTAGAAATATTTACCTGACTGCAGATCACACTGAAAGTAGTGCACAGTATTTTTGTAACCAGAATGatttcaaacaaacaacaaacaatccCAGAGTGAATAATATTTCAGAATTAATAACTGGGCCAACGAGCATCAACAGTTTCTCTGGAACAATGGTAGATATGATAGTAAATGAGGCTTATGAAACCATAACCTCATCAAAGGTTACCAAAACAGGGGAGGAATATACAGATTTTGTAACTAGACAAACGCCTCATTGGCAATGTGGCGGTGAAGATATGCGTAAGAATGCATTTGCTGATCATTTATCCAAGTATATTGTAAAGCAATCTGTAGATGAAACTAAATCTCTATTATCCCGCACAAGTGAGACTGGAGGTGTACGTATGAACACAGATAACTGTAAAAAGGAACTGCGTAGTGCAATAAAGAAGCAAGAAACTGAGAAACACAGATTTGTTCCTGTAATTGTTGAGGCGCAACAGCTGCCTTTGAATAACTCACCAAAATTTCTTGTTACTTCAGTTGGCTCTTCTCAGTGTTTACTTTCAGTACCTAAAGATTGTGTTCAGGAACGAAAAGGACCTGAAGTATATAGGTTTTCTTCAAGCAGTCCACCTCCTTGTCCTACTATGGCTCTTGCTAGGGATAATGTAGAAGAGTTTACTGATTCAGAAAGCTATTCAATAAAATCCCAAAGTAAACCATTGAAAAAATATGATGTGCAAAAAACACCGGGTCCTTTGGCTTTTGAGCAGGAAATCTGTGTTTCACATTCAAGCAACTTTTCTTTGGTGATGCTTGGCTGTGAAGATGCTTTGCATATGGAAGATAAAGCAGGCATCAGAGATGGAAATATCAGTGTAGTACCTGACACACCACCACCAACGCCTTTAGTACCATCTCAGACTAGTTCTGCACAGAACTTAAGGAAGCTAAACAAGGAACTCAAGGGAGAATTAGCAAAGGAGTTTGCACCTGCGACACCACCTTCTACACCTTATAACCCATCTGCTGCTTTGTCTGCAACTGATCACAACTCCTTAGAAAAGGAAGAGTTTATGCTGAAACTCATGAGatcactttctgaagaaattGAAATCAGCAAAGATGAAGAACACTCTGAGATGCTTTCACAGAAAACTGAACTTTCAGAGAAAACAGTAAAATATGCCGATCATTTAGCTAGCCATATCATTTCTATGGCAACTGAAATGGCAGCTTCCCATTTAGATGATAGAATAAAAAGAGGAGCTGACATACACTGCCAATTAAATGAGCTGCCCAACAAAATATGTGGGTATACAGCATTTATAAATATCCCAGAAGAAACTTTGCATTCGTTGTGGAATTATGCAGGTGATATGGCTGGAAAGGTTATCAGTGAGGCTAAGAAGATGATAAAATCAAGGCATTGTCAGCTGCTGAGGTTGAAGAGGGTTAACTGTCATGTAGATTGTCTTGCTCTTGGAAAAGATGATAGAGACTGTAGATCAAAAGAGAGGTGGGGTCCACTAGTAAACCAGTGGTCCAGAGAGGTAGATTCAGCTGTACTTTCTTTACAGAGCTTAGGAACAACAGGTCTGACTTCCAGATATCCAAGCTGTGAAAGTGTGACGGATGAATACGCAGATCACATCATTCGAGTTCTGAAAAGGGAAGGTGGCAACAGTGAGTTGATCATGGAGCAGTATGCTAGTAGACTTGCATACAGATCCATAAAATCAGGCCTAGAGCAAGCTTCTAGGAAACTCAAACTGGCATACAACAGAAGAATATGTCCTATACCGAACACGCATGCAAATGGTAGACAAGAGCTGTTCAAGTTATTGAAGAAAGATAAGGATACAGAATGGCAAATGAAAAATAGAGGTCATAGGTGTGGAGGCCAAGCCTGTGAAATAAACAGCGTTAACAGAACTGAAGGTACAGAGTTGTTACGTTTTTCTGAATCCCTTGCTCATAGTATAACTTGTGatgtcagaaaaaaattgaaaatgtctGCAGTTTGCTTGCCAAAATCTTTAACAGATTCCTGTTTGTATAGAAAATCTAAACTTGATGAAGCCACAGGAGATCTCATTAAAACAACACTGTCTAATACAGTTCTTCCTTTCTCTCAAAAACATAAACTGTATCATAGTACAGGCAATTTAAATGAACATGGCTACAAAGAAGGCGTAATTCAAGCTATTGAAGAGTATGCTAGAAAAGTAGTGGATGATACCATAGAAATGAGTTTGGAGTCTGCTGTTCTCCAAGCTGCTGAAAACCAGAAAAATGGGGATAGATTAACTTACACAGAAAAGTTGTCTCCATTTTCTGGAACGGCCTGCAGTTACTATAATATGCAGGAATATCAGTGTTGTATTGGAAGTTCATCTCTGCACATGGCTGGACAGGAACCCCCCACTGGAATCAGGCAGATCCCCAATTCAGGACTGAGTGGTGTCTGTCAAAAATCAAGAATTTTTCACCTTGATATTCCCAAAATCCATATTGACATGGAACAGAAGACAGTATTTTCTGAGAGCATGGTTGATGCAGCTGTtgagaaaacagagagagagctgagtAACGCAAGTCTGGCAGCTGACAGTGGTATCGGACATGAGGGAGTCAGCTTTGCTGAAAGCCTTACTACAGAAATAATGACTTCAGCTCTGACTAATATTGGTCAGGCTGTTAACATAAG TGCCATGGGAAGAGAAGGATTTCAGTCAGCTGAATCTGTAGTTAGCCAGCAGATGAGTCTCAGTATTGGTGATGATAGTACCGGCAGCTGGTCCAATCTAAGTTTTGAAGATGAACATCCTGATGAGAGCAGCAGTTTCCTTCACCTCAGTGACAG
- the AKAP11 gene encoding A-kinase anchor protein 11 isoform X4, whose protein sequence is METSDVPKHQNHLSGVLCVMRLSPSFLRIKVDSVFTLLSKYTTGVRYTMEVYSLQKHDAEMPHAEDDDTNQSVSSIEDDFVTAFEHLDEDELSKIQNAGTTCATQNHRDAASQTISAHCLEAVDSKVIFSSGHRKSANSSASLINILGIKELSSSVKNSVTTSISDPWIQRSFYKPCNSADQHVNVLHKTLSSSPAESSESDCSSPSPVIFLDEEGYQKSLTATVQLPKIPVVKDGIEDSDSEVSEFFDSFDRFDELEQTLESTCKLIRAPILGNLPQKRKVALEHLCSKTTTMNPQKFKFDRPTLSANVRKPTPRKPESPYSNHFDVPDSPRPMKTGEDNGGLFSPIRSSAFSPLGSCTSTECLCRLDLNGDVVNQNHDTLYSAYSDYANDVSFEILGSVFHCQSSSVQKHAETISSCSRMVLKEEKGQIAQLQRKTSDKKADKKVKSKHKSLMIKDSIQKFATELVEKSFGSAFKDLQKGVSSCTNALCHLAARLTSSVFQMAFYEIGRRQALSLKERAINGLASFLVSEAITNALKELRYVKKQIFTNTVARFAADLTEELIFEGIMEVCQFSHPPTPMIAQDWSFDYEDKVVRSYAKDLSESVIQEAFIELSQVDVTFTTQAALSVSMDNIKYVSAESMLQSTQTTTSFPNFHDSTLLALNPTQETGKEYTVQQAFFCTSGVVSSISVPLAGIALCQHPTSSDVYKAKVWTCPTADGSLKMYKESAQPYFTPKKRKEEVASLRNIYLTADHTESSAQYFCNQNDFKQTTNNPRVNNISELITGPTSINSFSGTMVDMIVNEAYETITSSKVTKTGEEYTDFVTRQTPHWQCGGEDMRKNAFADHLSKYIVKQSVDETKSLLSRTSETGGVRMNTDNCKKELRSAIKKQETEKHRFVPVIVEAQQLPLNNSPKFLVTSVGSSQCLLSVPKDCVQERKGPEVYRFSSSSPPPCPTMALARDNVEEFTDSESYSIKSQSKPLKKYDVQKTPGPLAFEQEICVSHSSNFSLVMLGCEDALHMEDKAGIRDGNISVVPDTPPPTPLVPSQTSSAQNLRKLNKELKGELAKEFAPATPPSTPYNPSAALSATDHNSLEKEEFMLKLMRSLSEEIEISKDEEHSEMLSQKTELSEKTVKYADHLASHIISMATEMAASHLDDRIKRGADIHCQLNELPNKICGYTAFINIPEETLHSLWNYAGDMAGKVISEAKKMIKSRHCQLLRLKRVNCHVDCLALGKDDRDCRSKERWGPLVNQWSREVDSAVLSLQSLGTTGLTSRYPSCESVTDEYADHIIRVLKREGGNSELIMEQYASRLAYRSIKSGLEQASRKLKLAYNRRICPIPNTHANGRQELFKLLKKDKDTEWQMKNRGHRCGGQACEINSVNRTEGTELLRFSESLAHSITCDVRKKLKMSAVCLPKSLTDSCLYRKSKLDEATGDLIKTTLSNTVLPFSQKHKLYHSTGNLNEHGYKEGVIQAIEEYARKVVDDTIEMSLESAVLQAAENQKNGDRLTYTEKLSPFSGTACSYYNMQEYQCCIGSSSLHMAGQEPPTGIRQIPNSGLSGVCQKSRIFHLDIPKIHIDMEQKTVFSESMVDAAVEKTERELSNASLAADSGIGHEGVSFAESLTTEIMTSALTNIGQAVNISAMGREGFQSAESVVSQQMSLSIGDDSTGSWSNLSFEDEHPDESSSFLHLSDSNGNSSSWSSLGLEGDMYEENLSFPTSDSDGTEDKDEDPKDTVEGVREAGKALLIANVDIEPHMVDPQLRTTLQWLAASETEVSELRFRDTAPKEFILLSKRLRERGWKVGDLLQAVLKYCEMMEKTSDGDRHLSKPLFGWLLENV, encoded by the exons ATGGAAACCAGTGATGTCCCTAAACATCAG aaTCACCTTTCCGGAGTACTCTGTGTGATGAGATTGTCTCCGTCGTTCCTGAGGATCAAAGTGGATTCTGTATTTACCTTGCTGAGCAAATACACTACAGGTGTAAGATATACAATGGAAGTATACTCATTACAGAAACATGATGCAGAGATGCCTCATGCAGAGGATGATGACACTAATCAGTCAGTGTCTTCAATTGAAGATGATTTTGTCACTGCTTTTGAGCATTTAGATGAAGATGAGCTTTCCAAGATACAAAATGCTG gcACAACCTGTGCTACTCAGAACCATCGGGATGCTGCTTCACAGACCATCTCTGCTCATTGTTTAGAAGCTGTTGACTCAAAGGTCATTTTTAGCTCTGGGCATCGAAAATCTGCCAACTCTTCTGCTTCTCTAATAAATATCTTGGGTATTAAAGAACTCTCTTCATCTGTAAAGAATTCAGTTACAACCTCTATTTCTGATCCTTGGATACAGAGGAGTTTTTACAAGCCCTGTAATTCCGCTGATCAACATGTTAATGTTTTGCATAAAACATTGTCTTCCTCTCCTGCTGAGTCATCTGAGTCAGATTGCTCCAGCCCTAGTCCTGTTATCTTCTTAGATGAAGAAGGGTATCAAAAAAGCTTGACAGCAACAGTTCAGCTACCAAAAATTCCAGTAGTGAAAGATGGTATCGAGGACTCAGACTCAGAAGTAAGTGAATTTTTTGATAGTTTTGATCGGTTTGATGAACTGGAACAAACTCTGGAAAGTACTTGTAAACTAATAAGGGCTCCCATCCTTGGTAATCTACCTCAGAAGAGAAAGGTTGCCCTTGAACATTTATGTTCTAAAACTACTACTATGAATCCTCAAAAATTCAAGTTTGATCGTCCCACTCTTTCAGCCAATGTAAGGAAACCAACTCCTCGTAAACCAGAATCGCCATATAGCAACCATTTTGATGTTCCAGACTCCCCTCGGCCAATGAAAACAGGAGAAGACAATGGTGGATTGTTCAGTCCTATCAGATCATCCGCTTTCAGCCCACTAGGGAGCTGTACATCCACTGAATGTCTTTGTCGGTTAGATCTCAATGGAGATGTGGTTAATCAAAATCATGATACGCTTTATAGTGCATATtcagattatgcaaatgatgttTCATTTGAAATATTGGGTTCTGTTTTTCATTGTCAGTCTTCATCTGTACAGAAACATGCTGAAACCATTTCCAGCTGTAGTAGGATGGTCTTGAAAGAGGAAAAAGGTCAAATTGCACAACTCCAGAGGAAAACTTCTGACAAGAAGGCGGATAAGAAGGTTAAATCTAAACACAAATCACTGATGATTAAAGACAGCATTCAAAAATTTGCAACAGAACTGGTTGAAAAAAGTTTTGGTAGTGCATTTAAGGACTTACAAAAAGGAGTTTCTTCATGCACAAATGCACTGTGTCACTTGGCTGCTAGATTGACATCTTCAGTCTTTCAGATGGCTTTTTATGAGATAGGAAGGCGGCAAGCTTTGTCACTGAAGGAACGTGCCATTAATGGGCTAGCAAGCTTTTTGGTCAGCGAAGCTATAACAAATGCTTTAAAAGAACTGCGATATgtaaagaaacaaatatttaCCAACACAGTTGCAAGATTTGCAGCAGACCTCACCGAGGAACTTATTTTTGAGGGAATCATGGAAGTTTGCCAATTTTCACATCCACCAACACCCATGATTGCACAGGATTGGTCTTTTGATTATGAAGACAAAGTAGTGAGGTCATATGCCAAAGATTTGTCTGAATCTGTCATTCAGGAAGCTTTCATTGAGTTATCCCAGGTTGATGTGACGTTCACAACACAAGCAGCACTTAGTGTTTCCATGGACAACATAAAGTATGTAAGTGCAGAAAGTATGTTGCAGTCGACACAGACAACCACTTCTTTTCCTAATTTTCATGATAGTACGCTTCTAGCATTGAATCCAACACAAGAAACTGGAAAAGAATATACTGTACAACAAGCCTTCTTTTGTACCTCTGGTGTTGTAAGTTCAATATCAGTGCCCTTAGCTGGAATTGCACTTTGTCAACATCCGACTTCATCTGATGTTTATAAGGCAAAAGTATGGACTTGTCCAACAGCAGATGGCAGTCTGAAAATGTACAAAGAGTCTGCACAGCCATATTTTacaccaaaaaaaagaaaagaggaagtgGCTTCTCTTAGAAATATTTACCTGACTGCAGATCACACTGAAAGTAGTGCACAGTATTTTTGTAACCAGAATGatttcaaacaaacaacaaacaatccCAGAGTGAATAATATTTCAGAATTAATAACTGGGCCAACGAGCATCAACAGTTTCTCTGGAACAATGGTAGATATGATAGTAAATGAGGCTTATGAAACCATAACCTCATCAAAGGTTACCAAAACAGGGGAGGAATATACAGATTTTGTAACTAGACAAACGCCTCATTGGCAATGTGGCGGTGAAGATATGCGTAAGAATGCATTTGCTGATCATTTATCCAAGTATATTGTAAAGCAATCTGTAGATGAAACTAAATCTCTATTATCCCGCACAAGTGAGACTGGAGGTGTACGTATGAACACAGATAACTGTAAAAAGGAACTGCGTAGTGCAATAAAGAAGCAAGAAACTGAGAAACACAGATTTGTTCCTGTAATTGTTGAGGCGCAACAGCTGCCTTTGAATAACTCACCAAAATTTCTTGTTACTTCAGTTGGCTCTTCTCAGTGTTTACTTTCAGTACCTAAAGATTGTGTTCAGGAACGAAAAGGACCTGAAGTATATAGGTTTTCTTCAAGCAGTCCACCTCCTTGTCCTACTATGGCTCTTGCTAGGGATAATGTAGAAGAGTTTACTGATTCAGAAAGCTATTCAATAAAATCCCAAAGTAAACCATTGAAAAAATATGATGTGCAAAAAACACCGGGTCCTTTGGCTTTTGAGCAGGAAATCTGTGTTTCACATTCAAGCAACTTTTCTTTGGTGATGCTTGGCTGTGAAGATGCTTTGCATATGGAAGATAAAGCAGGCATCAGAGATGGAAATATCAGTGTAGTACCTGACACACCACCACCAACGCCTTTAGTACCATCTCAGACTAGTTCTGCACAGAACTTAAGGAAGCTAAACAAGGAACTCAAGGGAGAATTAGCAAAGGAGTTTGCACCTGCGACACCACCTTCTACACCTTATAACCCATCTGCTGCTTTGTCTGCAACTGATCACAACTCCTTAGAAAAGGAAGAGTTTATGCTGAAACTCATGAGatcactttctgaagaaattGAAATCAGCAAAGATGAAGAACACTCTGAGATGCTTTCACAGAAAACTGAACTTTCAGAGAAAACAGTAAAATATGCCGATCATTTAGCTAGCCATATCATTTCTATGGCAACTGAAATGGCAGCTTCCCATTTAGATGATAGAATAAAAAGAGGAGCTGACATACACTGCCAATTAAATGAGCTGCCCAACAAAATATGTGGGTATACAGCATTTATAAATATCCCAGAAGAAACTTTGCATTCGTTGTGGAATTATGCAGGTGATATGGCTGGAAAGGTTATCAGTGAGGCTAAGAAGATGATAAAATCAAGGCATTGTCAGCTGCTGAGGTTGAAGAGGGTTAACTGTCATGTAGATTGTCTTGCTCTTGGAAAAGATGATAGAGACTGTAGATCAAAAGAGAGGTGGGGTCCACTAGTAAACCAGTGGTCCAGAGAGGTAGATTCAGCTGTACTTTCTTTACAGAGCTTAGGAACAACAGGTCTGACTTCCAGATATCCAAGCTGTGAAAGTGTGACGGATGAATACGCAGATCACATCATTCGAGTTCTGAAAAGGGAAGGTGGCAACAGTGAGTTGATCATGGAGCAGTATGCTAGTAGACTTGCATACAGATCCATAAAATCAGGCCTAGAGCAAGCTTCTAGGAAACTCAAACTGGCATACAACAGAAGAATATGTCCTATACCGAACACGCATGCAAATGGTAGACAAGAGCTGTTCAAGTTATTGAAGAAAGATAAGGATACAGAATGGCAAATGAAAAATAGAGGTCATAGGTGTGGAGGCCAAGCCTGTGAAATAAACAGCGTTAACAGAACTGAAGGTACAGAGTTGTTACGTTTTTCTGAATCCCTTGCTCATAGTATAACTTGTGatgtcagaaaaaaattgaaaatgtctGCAGTTTGCTTGCCAAAATCTTTAACAGATTCCTGTTTGTATAGAAAATCTAAACTTGATGAAGCCACAGGAGATCTCATTAAAACAACACTGTCTAATACAGTTCTTCCTTTCTCTCAAAAACATAAACTGTATCATAGTACAGGCAATTTAAATGAACATGGCTACAAAGAAGGCGTAATTCAAGCTATTGAAGAGTATGCTAGAAAAGTAGTGGATGATACCATAGAAATGAGTTTGGAGTCTGCTGTTCTCCAAGCTGCTGAAAACCAGAAAAATGGGGATAGATTAACTTACACAGAAAAGTTGTCTCCATTTTCTGGAACGGCCTGCAGTTACTATAATATGCAGGAATATCAGTGTTGTATTGGAAGTTCATCTCTGCACATGGCTGGACAGGAACCCCCCACTGGAATCAGGCAGATCCCCAATTCAGGACTGAGTGGTGTCTGTCAAAAATCAAGAATTTTTCACCTTGATATTCCCAAAATCCATATTGACATGGAACAGAAGACAGTATTTTCTGAGAGCATGGTTGATGCAGCTGTtgagaaaacagagagagagctgagtAACGCAAGTCTGGCAGCTGACAGTGGTATCGGACATGAGGGAGTCAGCTTTGCTGAAAGCCTTACTACAGAAATAATGACTTCAGCTCTGACTAATATTGGTCAGGCTGTTAACATAAG TGCCATGGGAAGAGAAGGATTTCAGTCAGCTGAATCTGTAGTTAGCCAGCAGATGAGTCTCAGTATTGGTGATGATAGTACCGGCAGCTGGTCCAATCTAAGTTTTGAAGATGAACATCCTGATGAGAGCAGCAGTTTCCTTCACCTCAGTGACAG